The genomic DNA CTAGAAGCTAAAATTGCTTATCGTTTCAAAAACACAGAATTAATCGATCTTGCGCTCACACACCGCTCTTTTAAGAATGAAGACAGCAGTTTGGACGAAAACTATTCTAACGAACGGCTGGAATATTTGGGTGATGCGGTTCTCCAACTTATAGTAGCCGAGGAGCTTTTTCGCCGATTTCCCGATAGTAACGAAGGGGAAATGACCGAGATGCGAAGGATACTCGTCAACGGCAAGTTTCTTGCTCAGAAAGCGCGCGAATTCGATCTTGGAAGCGAGCTTCGCATGTCGGCTGGAGAGGAAGAAACTGGTGGCAGAAGAAAGTCTTCTCTCCTTGCCGATTCATATGAAGCTATGGTAGGTGCTATTTTTATTGACGGTGGTATAACTGCTGCAAGGAAGTTTTTAAAAAAGAAGCATCTTGTGAGTATGCAGGAGCATCTTGCTTCGGTGAGTCATATAAATTTCAAGGGTACGCTCTTGGAGGAGCTTCAAGCCCGAGGCAAGCATCCGGAATATAGGACAATAAAAGCAACCGGCCCCGATCATAAAAGAAATTTTGAGGTTGCGGTTTATCTCGATAGCGAAGAGATCGGTCGCGGAAGCGGTCTGAGCAAGAAATCAGCTGAAAAAGCTGCAGCTAAAGACGCAATGACAGCATTTAAAATTACGAGGGCAAAATGATAAAGAAATATACATTAGAATACTGGCGAGAAGATGATTGGTTTGTTGGCAGAATTAAAGAAATTTCCGGGCTATTCAGCCAGGGTAAATCTCTGGATGAGCTTCAGTCTAATCTTTTCGATGCATATTATCTCATGGCCGATGAGGGTATACCGCCAAAAGGTGTCGAAGTTAAGCATATTGATTTCGAGATAGAAGATTAATTTTTAAAAATCACCCTTCGAGTTTAATTGACTTCCAAAATATGGGGGTAAATATGCCTTATTTCACTGAAGAACAAG from bacterium includes the following:
- the rnc gene encoding ribonuclease III, with the protein product LEAKIAYRFKNTELIDLALTHRSFKNEDSSLDENYSNERLEYLGDAVLQLIVAEELFRRFPDSNEGEMTEMRRILVNGKFLAQKAREFDLGSELRMSAGEEETGGRRKSSLLADSYEAMVGAIFIDGGITAARKFLKKKHLVSMQEHLASVSHINFKGTLLEELQARGKHPEYRTIKATGPDHKRNFEVAVYLDSEEIGRGSGLSKKSAEKAAAKDAMTAFKITRAK
- a CDS encoding type II toxin-antitoxin system HicB family antitoxin, whose translation is MIKKYTLEYWREDDWFVGRIKEISGLFSQGKSLDELQSNLFDAYYLMADEGIPPKGVEVKHIDFEIED